A genome region from Myripristis murdjan chromosome 16, fMyrMur1.1, whole genome shotgun sequence includes the following:
- the grb10b gene encoding growth factor receptor-bound protein 10 isoform X4 produces MPSCSPDCCLLRAVEIVKIFSEDGMGKVVEIPADMTARDLCQLLVYKSHCVDDNSWALVEHHPLLGLERCLEDHELVVQVQASMNSDSRFLFRKNYAKYEFFRNPLTFFPEHMVAWCQETNGTIPPSQLLQNFLASSSCPEIQGYLYVKELGRKSWKKLYMFLRRSGLYCSTKGTSKEPRHLQLLADLEDSNIFTVITGKKQHSAPTEYAFCIKPNKGRAELKELRMLCAEDEQSRTCWMTAFRLFKYGIVLYQNYKIPQQRKTLLSHFSAPVRSVSENSLVAMDFSGRIGRVIDNPVEAQSAAMEEGHAWRKRSQRMNMLGCHSPLHHSSLSSVIHVAQLWFHGRITREESHRIIHQQGQVDGLFLLRVSQSNPKAFVLTLCHHQKIKHFQILPCEEDGQVFFSLDDGSTKFTDLIQLVEFYQLNRGVLPCKLRHPCTIVAL; encoded by the exons ATGCCTTCGTGTTCCCCGGACTGCTGCCTATTGCGGGCCGTGGAG ATTGTGAAGATCTTCAGTGAAGACGGCATGGGCAAAGTGGTGGAGATCCCAGCAGACATGACAGCCAGGGACCTGTGCCAGCTCCTGGTTTATAAAAGCCATTGTGTAGACGACAACAGTTGGGCACTTGTTGAGCACCACCCGCTGCTAGGGCTAG AGCGCTGTCTAGAAGACCATGAGCTGGTGGTTCAGGTCCAGGCCTCCATGAACAGCGACAGTAGATTCCTCTTCAGGAAGAACTATGCCAAATATGAATTCTTCAGAAATCCCCTg ACATTTTTCCCGGAGCACATGGTTGCATGGTGCCAGGAAACCAATGGTACGATTCCACCGTCTCAGCTCCTGCAG AACTTCTTAGCGTCCAGTAGCTGTCCAGAGATCCAGGGATATCTGTATGTGAAGGAGCTGGGTAGGAAGTCATGGAAGAAACTTTACATGTTCCTGCGGCGCTCGGGACTCTACTGCTCTACAAAAGGAACCTCAAAG GAGCCCAGGCATCTACAGTTACTAGCAGACCTAGAGGACAGTAACATCTTCACTGTCATCACAGGCAAAAAGCAGCACAGTGCACCCACAGAATACGCATTCTGCATCAAG CCCAATAAAGGCCGTGCTGAGCTGAAAGAGCTGAGGATGTTGTGTGCCGAGGATGAACAGAGTAGGACCTGCTGGATGACTGCCTTCCGACTCTTTAAG TATGGGATTGTATTGTACCAGAACTACAAGATTCCTCAACAAAGGAAAACCTTACTCTCACACTTCTCAGCACCTGTG CGGAGCGTGTCGGAGAACTCCCTTGTGGCCATGGATTTCTCAGGGAGGATAGGCAGGGTGATTGACAACCCTGTGGAGGCTCAGAGTGCTGCCATGGAGGAGGGACATGCCTGGAGG AAGAGGAGTCAACGAATGAACATGCTGGGCTGCCACAGCCCCCTACACCACTCCTCATTAAGCTCAG tCATCCATGTAGCTCAGCTGTGGTTCCACGGCAGGATAACCAGAGAAGAATCCCATCGTATCATCCACCAGCAGGGACAAGTGGACGG GTTGTTTCTTCTGAGAGTCAGTCAGAGCAACCCCAAGGCATTTGTGCTCACACTGTGCCATCACCAGAAAATCAAACACTTCCAGATACTACCG TGTGAAGAGGACGGCCAGGTCTTCTTCAGCCTTGACGATGGCTCCACCAAATTCACCGACCTGATTCAGCTGGTGGAGTTCTACCAGCTCAACAGAGGAGTGCTGCCTTGTAAACTCAGACACCCCTGCACCATTGTGGCCTTATGA